The DNA sequence AGCGACGCAAGATATCGCTATCATTGAGCAACGCGCTAAGATGGACGGCCGCCAAATGTTCATGCAGTTGGCGCCAATCCCTGATAAGAAAAAATAAGGGATTTATCAGTCATTAAACTTAAAGAGGAGAAATTAAAATGCCAAAACAAAAAACACACCGCGCATCAGCTAAACGTTTTAAACGTACAAGTTCAGGCGGATTGAAACGCTTCCGTGCCTACACTTCACACCGCTTCCACGGTAAGACTAAAAAACAACGTCGTCATCTTCGTAAGGCAGCTATGGTGCATTCAGGAGATTTCAAACGTATCAAAGCAATGCTGTCTCAAATGAAATAAGGCATTTAGTCAAAGCAATTAAGAAGAATATTTGGAGGAAAATATAAATGGCTCGTGTTAAAGGTGGCGTTGTTTCTCGCAAACGCCGTAAACGTGTACTTAAATTAGCTAAAGGTTATTATGGTGCTAAGCATATCTTGTTCCGTACGGCAAAAGAACAAGTAATGAATTCTTACTACTATGCTTACCGTGACCGCCGTCAAAGAAAACGTGATTTCCGTAAATTGTGGATTACACGTATCAATGCGGCAGCTCGTATGAACGGTTTATCATATTCACAATTGATGCATGGTTTGAAATTGGCAGAAATTGAAGTTAACCGTAAAATGTTGGCAGACTTAGCTGTTAACGATGCAGCAGCTTTCACAGCACTGGCTGATGCGGCTAAAGCAAAACTTGGTAAATAAAAATGAGAAATGGGCCTAGCGCTCATTTTTTGTTTTTAAAATAAAATGTGGAAGAGACCAATGGCTTTAGTTAGTCATTAATTGAAATAAAATAATCCAGATAGTCTATGCAATGACTGCGAAGGTATAGCTTTTGTGCTTCAATGGCTTACTGTAGTAAGTAAACAAAATCTGCATTATCCCGACAGCATAACCGCTTAATTTGATATATAAATTTGGACTCAAGTTAGATAAAGCAATTGTTAGTATGCCAAGAGATAAATCTGATAAATGCAATCTGGAATATATTTGTAATAGAGCTGTAGGTAATTCAGACGCCTTCAGTGTTTTAAGGCCGTTAACCGGATAAACACTATTTCCAATGATTAACAGAATACCTATCCAAGCAAAGATACAGTATATCAAGCTACTACTAATTATTGCTAGCATAAAATAGTCGTCCTGCCTATGGTATAACATGAAAAAAATGATTGAGCCACTAAATAAAAATGATGCGATGGCTAGTAACTCATTACAAAATTTAAGCAATTTGCCATGCGATTTGGCCCAATGTACAGGGTCTGTTAAAAATAAGTCTGATTGTGAAAGGTGTGCTAAGAGTATTCTTGAGAGACTTAACATTAATGTCGATAGCATTGGAATTAGCAGTCTGTTCATAGTCATAATCTCCTATCGGGTTGATAATGCTATTATATCAAAGTTTTGATGAGTCTTTGGTGGAGTTTTGTATTATTGAGGAGGCTGAGCCATCATGGCTGTCTGTCCCACTCTCATCATTTAGAAAAATACCTTAATGCAATTACATTAGGTTCTTATTTAATTGACGATTTATTTTTTTAGCAGCATGCTTTGAGAAAGACAGAAATTGATACAATTTTCAGATAGGTAGCAATGACAGTTAGCTGTCTGGAAACTATCTCGTTTTGAATTTTAATGCTGAAATTTTGGCTTGCCTTTTGTCATAGATTATTGACAGCCTCTTGAAGCTCGGGACTAATTGCCCTATAATAGTAGATGTTGGAATGGAGGACAATTGTGAATAAACAACCGTATCGCTTCTGGGGTATCGTGCTCTGCTTAGTAGCTTTATTAGGAATAATACTGTACCAACATAGTGCTATTAGGAAGAACTTAGCCCGAGTAGCTAGGTCTGAGAAAGTTTTTAGCAAAAAGCAAGGCTCTGTAGTTGCCGCTAAGAAGGAGAATACTTGGCTTTACTATCCTTGTAATGATAAAGGAAAAACCTATGCTGGATTAAAAGAAACGATGAATAAAGCCGCTAAAACGGCTAAAGATGGTGATTATCGTTTCGTCGGTATGGCTTGTTCGGACTCTGCTTTAAAAAATGTCCAGCAGGCTAAATTTTATGAACACCCTTACTATAAGCAGGGGGTATCATTGCACAAAGGAAAAAGCAAAGAGCTTAGGAGTTTTTTAATCAAGTCGGATAATACGGTTTTGAAACTGACGGATCTACTATCGCGAACAACAGATTTAAAGGCAGCCTTATCGCCTAAGATTGAAGCAGCGCTTAAAGCCCAAGGAATCAGTAAGAAGCAGAAGGCTAAGGTCTTGACGGTCTTTAAACAGGAGAAGCTATCAAAGATAGCTTTTAGCTACAGCCAGTCTCGGCTAGTCTTAACTATCGGCGATCAAAAGGTTATGATTGCTGTTACCAGTCTTTACGATATTCTCAATCCTAATTATCTAAAAGATAAGGATCTGAAAGCCTATCAATCTTATAAACATGGAGCAGGTTTACAGGAGAAGATGTCAGGACACGTTGTTGCTCTGACCTTTGATGATGGTCCTAATCCTATGACAACACCTAAGGTCCTTAAAATTTTGAAGAAATACAAGGCTAAGGCCACCTTCTTTGTTGTCGGCCAAAGCGTTGCTGGCAATGAAGGTATCCTCAGGGAAGAGTTGAAGGACGGTCATGATATTGGCAACCACTCTTGGAATCATCCCCAATTGAATAAACTGCCGGTTAATCAAGCCTCTTCGCAAATTGCCCAAACAAGTCAGGCGATTGAAAAGGCAACAGGTCAGGCACCCAAACTTTTACGTCCGCCCTATGGTGCTACCAACGATAAGGTGCGGAGCTTAACAAATCTCTATCAAGTGCTTTGGGATGTTGATACATTGGATTGGAAAAATCGCAACACACAGGCTATTTTAAGTCAGGTAAAGTCTCAGGTGAAAAATGGCAGCGTTATTCTGATGCATGATATTCACCAGACAACGGTCGATGCTCTACCGACAGTGCTGGACTATTTAAGTTCACAGGGGTATAAGTTTGTGACTGTCAGTGAATTGTATGGTTATGTTTAATTTAGATAAGACTTGAGTTTCTCAGGTCTTTTTTTCTATCATTTGCCAGGTTCATTGAGCATTTTTAAATTGAACACGCCTACGACTCTGTGAATTAGACTCGCTTTCCTAGAATCTTTAGGGATTTTTCGTCAAGCTCCCTAAATGTCTTTGAATCGCTTAACGGCTTAGTATCTTGTATTAGCATCTATTTTTGCCTTGGAGAAACTGGAGTTTTTAGAAGAGATTTCCGCATCTCGACTTAGGAAAAATTAGGATTTTGTCTAAAAATGGTTGTCTTTTATGGTAAAATACTAGTATATATTAGCCTTATTATGGGAGTCTTTCATGAAATTAGCAACGAATGTTCAGCATTTTCAGGGAACGATCCGTGTTCCCGGTGATAAATCCATTAGTCATCGTTCCATTATATTTGGCAGTTTAGCCGAGGGAATGACGACTGTTCATGATATTTTGCGTGGTGAAGATGTCTTATCTACTATGCAGGCCTTTCGAGATATGGGGGTTAGGATTGAGGATGATGGTCATGTCGTTACAATCTATGGTGTAGGCTTCCATGGTCTCAAAGCGCCAACGAAGCAGCTTAATATGGGCAATTCGGGTACTTCTATCCGTCTGATTTCAGGTGTTTTAGCTGGTCAAGACTTTTCTGCTGAACTGTATGGTGATGACAGCCTGTCTAAGCGTCCCATGGATCGGATTTCGATTCCTCTGCGTCAGATGGGGGTGGAGATTTCTGGTCAAACGAAACGAGATTTACCGCCTCTAAAAATTCATGGCAGTCGCTCGCTTAAGCCCATTCATTACCAGCTGCCAGTAGCCTCAGCTCAGGTCAAGTCGGCTTTGATTTTTGCGGCTTTACAGGCAGATGGAGAATCCCTTATTATCGAAAAAGAGAAAACCCGCAATCATACTGAAGATATGATTGAGCAGTTCGGCGGTCACTTAGAGATTTCAGGTAAGGAAATTCGTGTTCATGGCTGTCAAAAATTAACTGGTCAGGAGGTTGTTGTTCCCGGAGATATTTCCAGTGCCGCTTTTTGGTTAGTAGCTGGCCTGATTTTGCCTGATTCTAAGATTATTTTGGAAAATGTTGGAATTAATGAAAGCAGAACGGGTATTCTGGATGTCATCAAGGCGATGGGCGGGAAAATTAGTCTCAGTCAAGTGGATCCTGTGGCCAAGTCTGCTACCATTACAGTAGAAAGCTCAGCTTTACAGGGGACGAGCATTTCTGGTGATATCATTCCACGTTTGATTGATGAATTGCCTATCATTGCCTTATTGGCGACGCAGGCTCAAGGGCAGACAGTGATTGCTGATGCGGAAGAGCTCAAGGTTAAAGAGACCGACCGCATTCAAGTAGTAGCAGATGCCCTCAATAGTATGGGAGCTGACATTGAACCGACTGCAGACGGCATGATTATCCGAGGGAAGACTGCTCTGCATGGGTCAAGGATCAATACCCTTGGAGACCATCGGATTGGCATGATGGCAGCTGTCGCAGCTCTCTTGGTCAAAAAAGGAGAGGTCGAGCTGGAGAGAGCGGAGGCTATCAATACTAGTTATCCAGGCTTCTTTGATGATTTGAAAGGATTGATGAATGGCTAAGATTTTAATTGGTTTTATGGGTTCTGGTAAATCTACTATTGCTGGCCTTTTGGATGAAAATTTTATTGATATGGATGCCCTGATTACCGAAAAAATTGGTATGCCGATCGCAGATTTCTTTGCAACTAAAGGAGAAGTGGCCTTTCGTCAAGTTGAAGCTGAAACCTTAGCAGAACTGGCTGATAGCAATTCAGTGATTGCAACAGGCGGCGGTGTGGTTACAAGCCCTGCTAATCGAGATATTTTAGCTCGAAATTCAGAGACTATCTATCTGAAAGCAGACTTTGCTACCCTCTATAATCGGATTGCCAGGGATGAAGCCAATGTTCGTCCTCTCTTTGTCAATAACAGCAAGGAAGATTTTCGGGCTATCTTTGATGGTCGGCAAGCCCTTTATGAGGAAGCGGCTAATGTCATTATTGATGTTACCAATAAGACACCAGATGAAATTGTTGAGGAAATCGGATGAAGATTGCCTATTTGGGCCCTAGTGGCTCCTTTACCCATAATGCTGCTCTCAAGGCTTTTCCGGAACAAGAATTAGTCCCTTATGCTACTATTACGGATGTGATTAAGGCCTATGAAAATGGTCAGGTTGATTTTGCTCTCATCCCAGTGGAAAATTCCATTGAGGGTTCGGTTCATGAGACCTTGGACTACCTTTTTCATCAAGCTGATATCAAGGCCGTGGCAGAGATTGTTCAACCCATTCAGCAGCAGTTGATGGCCAGTACTGCAGATAGGAACATTGAGAAAATATTTTCTCACCCTCAAGCGCTTGCTCAGGGGAAGGTTTATATTCGGGAACATTATCCCCAAGCAAAAATCGAAGTGACAGCCAGCACGGCCTATGCGGCTCGTTATGTGGCAGAACATCCTGAGCAGTCTTATGCGGCCATTGCTCCTAGCGTGGCAGCTCAGGAATATGGCTTGACCATTATTGGCCAAGATATACAAGAGATTGATGAGAATTATACCCGCTTTTGGATTCTGGGGCAAAAAGTACCCCAGCTGCCTCTGCAAGCTCAGGCTAGCAAGATTTCTTTAGCCCTCACCTTGCCTGATAACCTGCCAGGGGCTCTCTACAAGGCCATGTCAGTCTTTGCTTGGCGGGGTATTGATATGACTAAGATTGAGAGCCGGCCTTTGAAGACCGTTTTGGGAGAATATTTCTTTATCATTGATTTGGACAATTCTTTAAGTGAGCTCGTCGCATTTGCACTGGAGGAATTGCAAGCCCTTGGAATCGACTTTAAGGTACTAGGGGAGTATAATGTTTATAACATTTAAAAACTACAGAATTATCGGATAATAGAGAGAAACTATGGCAAATCATAATCTTACGCATCATGAAGAGTTGCGTTACAACTACTTGATGCGAAACTACCATTATCTATCGCCCAAGGAGCAGGAAGAGTTTCATTATTTAAGAAATAAGGTTGAGGCCTTCAATCAGGCCCAGCGTAGCAGAAGTGCTTATCAATACGGCCAATCGGATTATCAGGAAGAGCCCGATAATTCAAGCCAGTGGTATCAAAATGATGACACTGATGATGGCTACTATCCAGACTACGATGACGATCTAGATCAGGACGGCTATACTGATCAAGGTTTGCCCCTTTATGATGATGAACATTCCTCCTATCAAGCACGTAAGGCGAGGCAAAGATCGCAAAGGACAGTTGAACCGACTGTCTATGATAGTTCTGCCAAGCCTTCTCGTCCCAAGAGGCCTAGAAATAATCGCCATTGGGTCAAGAGAACTTTCTTAGCCCTCTTAGGGATCATGTTGCTCATCTTTGCAGGAATGGGCTATAAGTTTTATAAGGGTCTTTCAGCTGTCAATGGAGCCAACAGTAAGTATAAACCAGCAATCAAGGAAAAGTTCAATGGTGAGGATACTGAGGATGGTACTAATATCCTGATTCTGGGAAGTGATAAGCGGGTCACTCAGGGCTCTACCGATGCGAGAACCGACTCCATTATGGTGGTTAATATCGGTAATAGCGACCATAAAGCTAAGATGGTCAGCTTTATGCGAGATACCCTCATCAATATTGATGGGGCCAGTGCTGATAGCTATTCCAATGACCAAAAACTCAATACTGCCTTTAATTTAGGGGAGCAAGACGGTAATCAGGGAGCTGAGTATATGCGGCAGGCCCTCAAGGATAATTTTGGTCTCAAGATTAAGTATTATGTTATGCTGGACTTCGAGACCTTCGCCGAAGCTGTTGACACGCTTTTCCCGAATGGGGTTGAGATTAATGCCAAGTTTGCGACCGTTGAAGGAGAAGAAGTTTCAGAGGTTCAAGTGCCCGATGACCTTAATGCCAAGGATGGTGTGACACCTGAGCAGACTATTAAGGTTGGGAAGCAAAGGATGGATGGCCGAACGCTGCTGAATTATGCCCGTTTCCGCCATGATGACGAAGGCGACTTTGGACGGACCAAGCGGCAGCAGCAGGTCATGAAGGCTGTTATCAGCCAGATAAAGAATCCGACCAAACTTTTTACGGGTTCAGAAGCCGTTGGTAAAGTCTTTGCCATGACTTCAACTAATATGCCTTACAGTTTCTTGCTGAAAAATGGGGTGTCCATTATGACAGATGCGTCTAAGGGAATTCAGCAGAAAACCGTACCTGAAAATGGGGACTGGGTTGATGATTATGATATGTATGGCGGTTTAGGCCTATCTATTGATTTTGACCACTATCGTTCCCAACTGAAGAAAATGGGTATGCGGTGATTGGCTCAACTATACTATAATGAGAGTAGGGCAATCATCAGTAGATCGTATGAAATGGCGATTTCGATTTTCCACGCTCTCCTATTTTAAGCCTCAGACCTCTGCTGATCTTTTGTTTTAAGGCGGCAGGCTTTGGCGGTTTATCCTCAGATTGCGAAACGCCACTAGAGTCGTTTGCAGGGTTAAGTAGATAGGGCGAGTCTTACTTGCTCTCCCCTATTTTGATAGTTTCCCAGACTGTTGAAGTTATCACTAATATGGCAACTAAAGGGGTTAAGGGATTCCTGAAATTGGGCATGCGCCCTAGATAAAGACTTCCAATTAACTACTTGATGATTACTTCCGTTTAAAACAGTCAAATCGAGTCTGAAATTTTGTCTCAGACTCTTTTTTATAGAAATAGACTAATGATTTAAGAAAAGAGAAAAAATGTTAAATAAAAATGATGTGATTGATGTTGAGATTGTCGATCTAACCCATCAGGGTCAAGGACTGGCCAAGGTTGATGGTTTGGTTTTCTTTGTGGATAATGCTCTTCCGGGTGAAAAAATCCGCATGCGTATTTTGAAAATCAAAAAGAAAATTGGTTACGGCAAGGTTGAGACTTATTTAGAACTGTCACCTGATCGGGTGCAGAATCTGGATACAGCCTACCTGAGAACTGGGATTGCTGACTTGGGACATCTAGCTTACGACAAGCAGCTGGATTTTAAACGTCAGCAAGTGGTTAATAATCTGACCAAGATTGCTGGAATTAGTGATGTCGAGGTGCTCCCGACACTTGGTATGGATCAGCCCTATGCCTATCGTAACAAGGCGCAGGTACCTGTTCGCAGGGTTCGCGGTCAGCTGGAGACAGGCTTTTTCCGCAAGAATTCTCACGATCTTGTGCCTATCGAGGATTTCTATATTCAGGATAAGGAAATTGATAAGCTTATTGTTTTTGTGCGGGATCTTTTGCGACGCTATGATCTCAAACCTTATGATGAGAAAGAGCAGACAGGTCTTATCCGCAATCTTGTTGTCCGCCGTGGACATTATACAGGTCAGATGATGCTGGTTCTGGTGACGACGCGGTCAAAAATCTTTCGAATTGAGCAAATGATTGAACAGATTACTACTGCCTTTCCAGCAGTCAAATCCATCATCCAAAATATCAATGATAAGGCTACTAATGTCGTTTTGGGTTCAGAATTTCGGACCCTCTACGGTAAAGATACCATTATCGACAGCATGCTGGGGAATCAGTACGAAATTTCAGCTCAGTCCTTCTATCAAGTCAATACGGTCATGGCTGAAAAGCTCTATCAGACAGCTATTGATTTTTCTGAGCTGAGCAAGGAGGATGTCGTTATTGATGCCTATTCAGGTATCGGTACCATTGGCTTATCTGTGGCTAAGCAAGTCAAGGCGGTTTATGGCGTGGAAGTCATTAAAGCAGCGGTCAAGGATGCTGAGAAAAATGCGGCACTCAACGGCATCGCAAATGCCCATTACATAGCGGACTCAGCAGAGAAAGCTATGGCCAAGTGGAGTAAACAGGGTATCAAACCAGATGTCATTCTGGTTGATCCTCCGCGTAAAGGCCTAACAGAAAGCTTCATCAAAGCAAGCAGCGCCATGCAGCCCCGCAAAATCACCTATGTCTCATGCAACTCAGCTACCATGGCGCGTGACATCAAGCTTTATGAAGAACTGGGCTATAAGCTTAAAAAAGTGCAGCCTGTGGACCTTTTCCCAAACACACACCACATCGAGTGTGTCGCTTTACTTGAACAATGCCATTAGATTGTCCGCCTTGCTTTCTTGTTTTAAGGCAAGATGCTCAACAGATCCAGTGGATCTGTTGACCCCGAATACCACCATGTTGAGTGCGTAAGTTTGCTAGTCAAGGAGTGGCACGACGAAGAGTAGTAATGACTTCTGCTCCTGAAATAGCTGCCTAAGAGTAGATTTAGTTAGTATGGGTTATGTTAATGATTAATTCTATTTTGATCTGTCAACACTGTTTAATAATACCATTAATAAAATGGAATTTTTATAGATAATATTTATTTGAGGAGATTAAGTCATGGAACACGAAAAATCTTTTAAAAAATCTAAAGGAGAAATTGGGGCACCTTATAAAGTATTTGAATGTTTAGTGAAAGAATTAAGAAATGAGTCAATTATTATGCTACATGTTAGTGAGAATGACTTCTTTAAGCTTGGGGATCGTGCTATTGCATCAAGTATTAAAGAAGGGACGCTTGCGGAGGATTTTGATAAGGGAAATCTTGATTCAATATTTACTGATCCAAAAGTAACATCTTCAAAAATGTACAGTGCTTTTATAAACTACTATATTTTAAGACTGACTGCTGTCCTTGAACTATATTTCAAAGATTCTATTAAGCAGTTACTAAAACTAAATATAGATTTGTTAGTAAAAGGTTTTAAGGAGACAGAAAAAGGGAAATTAGTGGAAAATTTGGATAAGAATTATGTCCCGAAAAAGTATTTAAAATATCTAAATAGAATTACAGAACAATATTCTAGCGGAAAAAAATTTTCTGGAAAATATCAAAATTATTCAAAATTTTTGGAGATTGATGAAAATAATACCGATATATTGGATAAATTAGATAATCTGTTTTCTCTGAGAAATGATCTAGCGCATCTTAATAGATTTCCTGCTGAAGATCTTGCTGCAGGAACAAATCCCAGACTAACTACAGTGAGTGGTTTTGAGTATTCTCGAGAGACTTCACTTTCGAAGGAAAATTTTGAGGAAGTTGTAAAAGAACTTTTAGATTTGACGATTAAGGTTTCTAAATTTTAAAAACAAGTTGAACAGACAATTAATTCAAAGTGGAAGCCAGATTACGAAAAAGCGGAGGTCCATTATAAAAAGTTAGTTCAAAAACTTTCGAAGAGTAAAGAATGACGTGACGAAACGATTGGAAACAGCGAGTTGCATTTCAGGTCTTTTCGAGCATTTGACCATCAGCCCCTGAGGGCAGATTTGAGTGTAAAAAATTGGTTTATTACCAAACAATCGCACTCGTCAGAGATTTGACTTGGTCAATTGGATAAAAACAGCTTGTGGCTGTGGCTTAGATATCGGGATAGAGTATGCAGGTTAGGCAACTAAACATAACAAAAAATCAATCATTTTGACAGCTTTGATTGGTAGATAATGGGGCAACTTTTTACTACAATTTTCATAAGAATCAAATAAGGAGGTTCTCTTGAAAAAAATAATGAAAATTGTTGGTATAGTTCTGTTGATTATCATTATAGTTGCCATTGTAGCTTTTGGACTTTATTGGTATCGCAATATCCATTGGTATGACAGATATAAGAAAACACTGAATATGGCAGGTGCAGTTGAAAAGCAAGTTACTCTTCCGAGTGGTAATGTCATCAATTATGGTGAAGTGAACAATGATAAACCTGCCCTTCTATTAATCCATGGACAGATGAGCATCTGGGAAGACTACGCACTTGTTCTTCCTGAGCTTAGTAAAAATTGGCATATTTACGCTGTTGATGTTTATGGACACGGGGAATCATCACATGATGAAAGTCTGTATTACCTCGATGTGAATGGTGACGATCTGATCTGGTTTATCAATAATGTCATCGGCAAGCCTACCGTTGTTGCCGGACACTCCAACGGAGCAATCACGGCAGCGTATGTAGCAGCATACGGCGGTCAAAACATAGCTGGAGCAGTGCTGGAAGATCCACCAGTATTTTCTACCGATGGGGAAGGTTGGGAAGACAGCTTTGCTTATCGTGATACCTACAAGTCTTTGCATGATTACAATGAGTCGGATAAGGCAGAGTGTTGGGAAAGTTACTATCTCCGTCATTGCTACTGGGGTCAGCTGTATATGCCTGATGCTATGCCGAAACTTGCTAACTATGCACAAAAGCAGCATCAGAAGAACCCTAATAAGGCTGTTCAAATAGGCTTTCTGCCAAGTTCGATTTGGTATGTTTTTGAATATGTCAGGGAATATGATTTTGCATACGGTGAACGATTCTATGACCTGAGCTGGAATCACGGTCTGACACACAAGGAGATATTGTCAGCAATAGAAGTTCCCTGTGTTTATATTCATGCAAAGGAGATGGTTCACGAGAATGGAACATATCTGTGTGCAGCATCCCGCGAACAAGCCGAGAGAGCAGTGTCTTATATTGGTGAAAATTGTCAGTTGGTAGAGACTGAAAACAGTAACCATGTGATTCATACTGCTCATAGTGCTTTCTATATTGAAAAGGTAAACTCGCTGCTATCAAAATGAAGACATTATGTTAAAAGAAAATCTTATGATGCTTCGTAATATACATGGCTTTTCGCAGGAAGAAATAGCGGAGAAAATAGATATCCCCGTAGGACTTATGCAAAAAGGGAGAGTGGCGAACTGTCTCGGACATCGAAAAATATAAGCATCTTGCGGATATCCAAGGTGTCATGATTGATAGGCTGATAAAAGCAGAAACGATAGATAGAAAAGAGAACATTCCACCTGCGCCACAAAGAAGCAATATCTGGGACTTGGTGACAATAAATGAATGTGGACAATTTGCAATCCCCAAAAACCGATCGTGAGAGATTCGGTCTTACCAGTGGGCAAAGAAAACGAGGAGAACGATATTTGACAATAGGTGTTTGATTTTCCATGGTTCACGAGTATCTCTAACTGTAACCAAGAAATTTAGTAGCTCATCTATAACAAAATCCTCCACTTTTATTATAGCGAAGGTTAACTTATTTTTATAAAATTGTTATCTGAAAACAAAATTTTCTTCATGCGTTTGTCGTACATTGCCTTCATTAGTAGGATGGAGCCTTATGATATGTTTCGATTTCGATTATGATTTCTTGCTTGAATTTCACAAGCAGTATCTGACAGAGTTGATAAAATCGTCGCTGGGATTTGATGCCGAGTTCAGCTCGAAGCACTAGAAGGACAAGAATGGAATTGTCCTTAATTTACAATAGTTAACATTTCGACGCTGTATCAGTTCCTTGGCGCATAGCGGCGATAATAGGAGGAACACATGGTTCCCCCATATTGTATGGTAAGTGATGGCGTTTAGCGGTATCATTTAAATGGTTCATTTGGATGACTTCTGTTCGTTTGGTTACTGACAGCATAGTCCAAATGAACTTTTTTGTTAACTAAAAAATAAACTAGCACCACG is a window from the Streptococcus criceti HS-6 genome containing:
- a CDS encoding alpha/beta fold hydrolase — encoded protein: MKKIMKIVGIVLLIIIIVAIVAFGLYWYRNIHWYDRYKKTLNMAGAVEKQVTLPSGNVINYGEVNNDKPALLLIHGQMSIWEDYALVLPELSKNWHIYAVDVYGHGESSHDESLYYLDVNGDDLIWFINNVIGKPTVVAGHSNGAITAAYVAAYGGQNIAGAVLEDPPVFSTDGEGWEDSFAYRDTYKSLHDYNESDKAECWESYYLRHCYWGQLYMPDAMPKLANYAQKQHQKNPNKAVQIGFLPSSIWYVFEYVREYDFAYGERFYDLSWNHGLTHKEILSAIEVPCVYIHAKEMVHENGTYLCAASREQAERAVSYIGENCQLVETENSNHVIHTAHSAFYIEKVNSLLSK